The Brassica oleracea var. oleracea cultivar TO1000 chromosome C6, BOL, whole genome shotgun sequence genomic interval ATATAATATCGATATCATAAATCGGTATATAAATGTCACATATTTACCATATATTTATGTAACTGATTAACTTTATCATATAAAATATAGATTATAATTTCCTTAGACTAATACAATCTGGTTTACAACCCATTCTTATACTCTGGTTTAAATAAAACTGATGAATTATCTACATATTCAACCGGTTTAGTTTAATGAAGTAATTTTTGATTATTTTTTTGAATGCGTATACACGATTTATATATGTATTGTATTACTACAGTTAAACTTTTCAATTTTATTAAACTTAAATGTATATGATGAAGTATAAATTTTTTTTAGAGTTTATTTAGCCTCATTACATGTAGATACTTTGTTGAGATTCTATGGCATTGATTGATAGAGCATTAGCATTAGCACTATGCTCTACATTATCCAATCAACAATTGTTAGAAAAACGTTTAGAGAAGCATTTACTAAATGCTAATACTCTCCAATTGCTCTCTGGTCAATGCTCTCAAATAAAGTTTTTAGAAGAGCATTTGCATTTATAATTTATAAAATTAAGGAAAATATATAATTAATTCATTTATTTTATTTAATAATATCATAAAATTATTTTTATATCCAGAAATAAAATTTTTGATTTCTAAAATTAATTTACAATAAAAATATTTTTTTAAAATAGTATTTCACATTTAAAATATAATTTAATTTATATAATTTAATTTAATTCAAATGTGAAATGTTATTTTTAAAAATAGATATTTTAATTATAAAATTTATTTTAAAATAATATTTTTTCGATATAAACATAATTTTTAAATTATTAAATAAAATAAATTAATTTTATATCTTGTTAATTTTATATGTTAATATATTTATATATAAATATATATATATATATATATATATATTAGAAATATATTCATTAAAAATAAATATATTATATATTATATACTAATTTTTATAATAATTTTAAATAGTATACTCATACTACTCTACCAATCATCCTATTAAACAATTTAGTAAAAGCATACAGCTCATGCAGCATACTCCTTCTGTAGCATACTGCTACTGCTATTGCTAATGTTATTGCTAATGCTCTACCAATCAAGGCCTATGTCAATATCAAATAATATATTGGTTAATTATATTTAATATCAACTACTAATAACTATATATCACCAAACAATATTAAACATACTTATAAAAATTATGCAAATATAAATAGAAAACGAAAAAATGCTGTAATACAATATCTAATTCTATGTTAATCAAAATTAAATATATATTTTTATTTTAGATAACACAATTACTTATTTTCATATGAATTTAAATAGATACAAAATTCGTCGTTATCTAGTTACGATTACGGGACCATTGGCAAGTGATAGTGTCTGAAAGTGCAAGACGGGTCTGATACAGAGAGTAATACATACATGTACAATGCTTTATTTCACAAAATACTACAGCAAAATAATAATGAAGGTTTATCTTTAGTTAGATAAAATGTCTTATTAGCTCCCTTATGATCTACTTATACTAGTAGATTTCGTGGTTAACCTTAACTAACTTCCCAATCTTCTTTTATGGAATATTTCTAAATTTTCTTCAAATCATTTTGGAAATCTTCAGTTAATGATTTATTTTTTCTCCAAGGTAAATCATAGTTTGCTTAACCTCCAAATAGTCGACTCCAGTTCTAGTCTTCAAATCAGCTACACAACTTCGCGTAACGTAGCACTTCATGTATTACTTCATGTATTATTTGACGACTAGTACAAAAACACCTTGATGAGTTATTTTTCTTTGACATCTAAAAACTCAGTCTGCACTGCACTAACAGTGTACACCCCAAAGCATAATTAATTGATTCTTTTTTTGGTCGAACATTGATTGATTCAAACAGCATAACATCAACATTAAAATGCACAAGTCGTTAGATAAAAAAAAGTAATGTAAAAACTGACAAACAGAGGCCATACGAATGTATTCTCTAATGTTATTTGATCACATTTTCGTCATGTACACATACACAGTTTCTTATACTCCTCTCTTTTATTTAAAAGGCTAATATCCTTGTTTGGAGGAGAAGAACCAGCTGATTCCCCTGGAGCCTTTCTCTTGTGTTGGATTACCAGATGAACCTGATCCTGAGAGCCTTGAACCCACACGTGATGGCGATGTCATCAAATCACTAGTCTCTGAATCAGGAGGACATTTTGGAGATTCCATAACTCTAGGGACCTCGTTAACCCAAGTGTCAGCTGAATCTCCTTCGTCTCCGGCATAGTTCTTGGTTCCTAGTTCATCTTCAGAATAAGATTTACTCTGTCTTTGTGGTGGCCTCATTTGTTCAGGTTGTGGCTGCAATGACTTGAGCTGCTTCCCCAACACAAATATGGTTTCTTGACACTCTGCTAACTTCTCTGCTGTTGCTGTTACCTCTCTCTCCTGTACAAAATTTCATGTTAGTCTTCCTTTTTGTATGTGCAGTCTGTTGAAGTGTATTCTTGTGTCTGTGTATATATATAATGCACCTAAACTGATTTGCATGTAAGTAGAACACATATACGAAAATTCTTGAGCTAAGTTGATAAAATGCAAAACATGATTGTTTTGCATTGAATAAGAAGAATCTGACGACATTACCTGTTTGGTCTTTGTAATACCCCGTCTTTAAAAAAAAAAAAAACTCTAATTTCGATATTATGGAATTTCTCGGGGAAGCCGAAGGCTCAGGAAATATTTATCCTCAAGGTTAAAGTTAGTCTGGAGTTTATTAAAAATATTCAGCTCATCAGATTGGGAACGGAAAAATATTCGGGATTGATCACTGGCCAAAAATACGCCGGAAAGATCGAAATCGCACAAATCGACCGAGAAGCTCGAGGTGTCTCAATGCAACGGATCAGAACGTGGTGTCAATCACTTAGCAAGCTATCTGTCTACGAAGCACGACGTGTCTCCGCATGAAGGAGTGTTTCATGCAGCTTGACAAGTAGAAGCACGAGGTGTCGCAGAGCTGACATCCAGTGGCCCGTGTGTCGCAACACATGAACCCCAGACATGTTGAGAGCCATGTGGACGTGGTGGTGTAAAGGAGGCATGCAACATGGCATGTGGACGCCCGTGTGTCGCCACTCATGCGGCCGGAAGCATGCAGGACGACAAACAGGCGATCGGGTGGCTCATTCTTATTGGCCGGAAACTTCTATATATACCCAGCTACCCTGGTTCATTTTCACTCATTCAGACACACCAAGGACACTCCAAAACGTGGGAGAGAGAGGGAGAGAGAGAGAGAGAGAGAGAGAGAGAGAGAGAGAGAGAGAGAGANNNNNNNNNNNNNNNNNNNNNNNNNNNNNNNNNNNNNNNNNNNNNNNNNNNNNNNNNNNNNNNNNNNNNNNNNNNNNNNNNNNNNNNNNNNNNNNNNNNNNNNNNNNNNNNNNNNNNNNNNNNNNNNNNNNNNNNNNNNNNNNNNNNNNNNNNNNNNNNNNNNNNNNNNNNNNNNNNNNNNNNNNNNNNNNNNNNNNNNNNNNNNNNNNNNNNNNNNNNNNNNNNNNNNNNNNNNNNNNNNNNNNNNNNNNNNNNNNNNNNNNNNNNNNNNNNNNNNNNNNNNNNNNNNNNNNNNNNNNNNNNNNNNNNNNNNNNNNNNNNNNNNNNNNNNNNNNNNNNNNNNNNNNNNNNNNNNNNNNNNNNNNNNNNNNNNNNNNNNNNNNNNNNNNNNNNNNNNNNNNNNNNNNNNNNNNNNNNNNNNNNNNNNNNNNNNNNNNNNNNNNNNATGTTGGTACTGTTGTGTGAGAACCTCGTGGCGGTTCTAGTAGTAGATTGCAGGTCATTGCTTCCTCAAATGGTACCACTAAGCCGGTCGTGGTCCGGAAAGTGGTGGGTTCGGTTTAACTTGGCTTGATCACCAAGGCCGAGTGTCACACGTGGATGTGCCCCGGCGAGTCCGATAGAGGACCGGGGCACGGGGATTCCTATTGAGGACCGTGACAGGGCGATTTCCGAGCGCTTACGCCTGTGTGGTGTAATAGTGAAGGGATTGCCGGTGTCTCTTATGTGGAGGAAGAATGATTCTGTTGGGCCCTAAGAGTATATATATATGGTTGATTGATGTGACATTCATAAAGAGTGTTTTGATTTATTATGGTTTAATGGTTTATTTCTTAAATCGGTCATGCTTTATGATCTTGAATATTGACTGTTGAACTACCCATCTTGCTTGTGTTTGGGGTTTGGTTTAGAATGACGGGTAGTTGTATATACTAGATAGGGAAAACTGGCTCACTGAGTGAAACTAGTTCACTCACTCCTCACATCCATTTGCAGGTGACCAGTAGAAAGGACCATAGCGCTCGCGGAACTGTAGGTGCTGGTGTAGATTGGACATCTTTTGCTAAAAACTCGTTTTCAAGATATATGAATGTATGTTTTACTTTCGGCTGCGTCCATGGACCCTATGTATAATACTTTGGGCTTTGAACTTCATGTTTTATATATATGAAATAAAGTATATTTTATATTCATGACGTGTTGAATCTGATATTAGGTTAGTCCAACCTAACACAACTATATGACTCGGTACGGGTTGCAAAGCCTCAGGCCAAAGATTAGAGGAAACAAGTTTTGAATGGATATTCTGGGTTACAAAATTATGTTTGTGACTTGGAAAGTCTATTCTCAACCCGTCGTAACACTTCCGGACTTGGCAGAGGAAGGCCGTTCGGGCATGTTCTTGTTTGATTGTTTCCCGGCTGACAGACTGATGTCTAAAACGGTTCGGGGGTGTTACAGAGGTGGTACCAGAGCATGGTTTGGATCATGCAGTCAATCACGTACTTTCCCTGTTTTTTGAGTCAAATGTGTCGCAAATGACGTGTCAGGAAACCAGCAGAGTTCCGTTTTAATTAGTATTCTTAATAGAAAATTTCCTGTTCGTGGATTGCATATGGCAATAAGGGGAAGGAGTGAAGGAGGACATGATTGGATGATGGGTAAAAAAAGAGTCTCAAGAAGAAGAGGACTGGGATATGAATCCGAGGGAAGGGTGCAAACACTGGCGTACACCAACCAAGGATCCAGTGAAGAAAATGTAAGAAGAAACAACAATCTGTTTGGACATGATCAAGAGATACCACCATAAGAAAACTTTCCATCAAACGGTACTGTAAGGGGAAGACCAGAAACAGATGATAGCGAGTCAAGTGTCAAAGGACCAAGACCAACAAGGCGGAACAACCCGATTGAACCAGAAGTTCATGATCAACCACAACAAGGAGAAGGAATGGAGCACACTTTGAAGATGCTTCATGACGTGATAGCGAGGTCACTACAACAACCTCAAGTGCAACCTCAGCCACTCGTGGCACCACAACCTTCAGTTAGTACACCGATGTCACCATTGATAACTGCCATGAAGAATATGAAGACACCACATTTTGAAGGAGGGACAGATCCATTTTAAGCCAACCAGTGGCTTCGAACTATGGAGAAAAACTTTGAGACCCTGACGTGTTCCGAAGAGTCTAAGAAGAAGATGGCAATGTATTACTTAGACAAAGACGCGGCCGAATGGTGGGAGAGTAGGGATCGCCAAGTGGGACATCTGGTCACCACTTGGGCGGCATTCAAAAAAGAATTTGAACGCAAGTACTTCACTCCTGAATCCAAGCGAAGGCTTCAACGCCTGTTTGCAAACTTGGTACAAGGAGATAAGATGGTTAGAGAATATGAATCTGAATTTATGCGACTGCGACGACATGTGCTGCGAGGACAAGATGATGAGGAGACCATGATATCCAACTTTCTGTTTGGTCTAAAACCAGAGTTAGAAAATAGACTGGCAGTCGGGAACTACGAGAGTCTCACCGAGCTAGTGGAAAAGGCTGTGAATGTAGAGATCGGATTAGAAGCTGAGAAGGCGGCAAGTAAGAAATCCAAGCAGCATCAAGAAGGAAAGTATGGTGGAAACCAAAGATCATTTAAGGGTAAAGATAAGGAAAAGGAATCGGGAGGGCCAAGTCGACGATCTCTTTTCACAGGAAAGTGCTTTAACTGTGGCAAGATAGGCCATAAGTCAAGTGAATGCTTCGGGAAGAAACCTGAATCCTTTCAGTCAAAATCATACAATCCTACATGCTACACGCGTGGAAAGAAAGGAAACATTTGTACCCAGTGCAGCGTCAATCGTCCTATCCCAGCTGCGCCAATCATTGTTCATCCCCCTCCAGCTCCACCTGTAATCGCACCAGCGCCAAAAAGGCAAGCTATAGGAGGTAGAGTTTACGCTTTAGAACTAGATGATACTAAACCTCCAGGCCCTTCTACGGGTCCCATCACAGGTATTTGGGTTCTTTAACCTTACTAGTTTGATTTTGTGTTGTGTGATTGCTTGTGATGTATTGGTTTATTGCGGTTGGATAAATTTTTGTGCTGTTAGTATATATTGATGTTGTGGCAGGAACTTTACATGTTGCGGGGCGTCCCACACATGTATTGTTCGACTTTGGGGCAACACATAGTTTTGTGACCCCTGAGGTAGCTGCCGAGTTTGTGGGTTCATTTGTGATTGACAGGATGGATGTGGCTGTAATGACTCCCAGAGACCAAACCCTCCAAGCAAGAGAATGCATCAGAAGAGTTATGTTAGTCATTTGCGAGAAGATTTTCTTGGCAGATTTGTTGGTGGTGCCCTTAAAGGGATATGAGGTTATCCTGGGTATGGAATGGTTATCAGGCTATCGGGCACAATTAGATTGTGGAAAAGGTCATATTTTTTTCAAGGAGAACAGGCAACGGTAAATAGTGTTCTACGGGATCAGTCCAAGCAAGTCTGTGTCTTTAGTAGCTGCCTTGAGAGTGGAAGATTTGCTTAAGGATGGAGAAGTGTATCTGGTAACAGTAACTGCTAGTGAAGGACCCGCTAGCAATAGAGTTAAAATTATGGATAGTGCGGTAGTACAAGAGTTTGAGGATGTGTTTGCGGCGTTAAAAGAGTTACCTCCACCTCGGAGTAACCCTTTCACAATTAACTTGGAACCTGGAGCTAAGCCGATAGCAAATGCTCCTTACCGCATGGCACCTGCAGAGTTAGCAGAAGTTGAAGAACCAACTTGAAGATTTAATGGAGAAAGGTTTCATCAGACCTAGTTCATCCCCATGGGGAGCTCCGAACTTATTTGTCAAGAAGAAAGATGGTAGCATGCGGCTTTGCATTGATTATCGAGGAATCAACAATATCACCATCAAAGATAAGTATCCTCTTCCGAGGATAGACGAGTTGTTGGATCAGCTAAGGGGAGCAGTTGGTTTTCAAAGATCGACTTGGCGTCGGGCTATCATCAGATTCCAATTTCAGAAGGTGATGTCATGAAGACTGCGTTTAGAACTCGTTATGGACAATATGAATTCGTCGTAATGCCTTTTGGCCTTACTAATGCACTGGCGGCCTTCATGAGATTGATGAATGAAGTCTTCGAAGATTATCTCGACAAGTTTGTGATAATCTTCATCGATGACATTTTAATATATTCCAAGACAGAGGTCGAGCACAACACACACTTGAAGCTAGTGTTGGAACAGTTAAGGAACCAAACGTTGTATGCCAAGTTCAGCAAGTGTTCTTTCTGGAAAATAGAGATTGGTTTTTTGGGCCACCGAGTGTCTGGAGAAGGAGTTTCCGTAGATTCGGAAAAGGTGAAAGCCATTGAGGAATGGCGAAGACCATTAACAGTAACTGGGGTAAGAAGTTTCCTCGGGTTAGCCGGGTATTATCGAAAGTTCGTCAAGAATTTTTCTTCGATCGCTAAGCCCCCAACGAAGTTCACTGGAAAAGGAGTTCCGTTCATCTGGGGAAAAGAAACGGAAGAAGCATTTCAGAGATTGAAGAAAGCTTTGACCGCACCACCGGTATTGGCATTACCTGAACAAGGTAAACCTTACACTGTGTACGCAGATGCTTCTAGGGTTGGGTTGGGTTGTGTGTTGATGCAGGAAGGCAAAGTAATTGCTTATGCATCAAGGCAACTCAGGAAGCATGAAGAGAACTACCCAACAGACGATTTAGAAATGGCGGCAGTGGTGTTTGCGTTAAGGATTTGGAGATCTTACTTTTATGGAGAAGTCGTGGAAGTACTCACATATCATAAGAGTCTCAAGTACTTGTTCACACCGCCTGATTTGAACCTCCGACAAAGGCGATGGATGGAGTTCTTGGCAGATTACGACCTAAAGATTCAATATCATCCAGGCAAAGCTAATGTGGTCGCAGATGCACTAAGTCGTAGAAAGTTGGCATCTGATGTTGGTAAGGAAGTGGAAGCGTTATCAAGTGAACTCAAGTTGATGACTTTATGGACAATTGAAGGGGAGCCAAGTGAGCCTTTAGGCATACGTACCGTTAACCAGGCAGGTTTACTCGCACGGATCAGACAGGAGCAACAACGTGATGAAAAGTTAAAAGGGATCATCACAGAAGTTAAAAATCAAGAAGCTCCAAACGCAAGTGGCTATCATGTGGCGGCAGATGATACACTATTGCTTAATGGGAGGATATCAGTACCACAGAGAGAAGGGCTACGAGATGACATTTTGAAGTCGGCGCATCACTCGTTACTCAGTATCCATCCCGGGAGTATGAAAATGTACCGAGATTTCTGAAGGTATTATCATTGGCCAGGAATGAAGAAATCAGTGGTGCGATGGGTGGCTCAATGTCAAACTTGTCAACTAGTCAAAGTCGAGCATCAGATTCCAGGAGGGTTGTTACAAAGCTTACCAGTACCTCAGTGGAATGAGATTCCATATCCATGGATTTCATCACTTGGTTACCCCCGGTTCGAGGTAGATAAAATAACGCAATATGAGTGATTGTCGACAAACTGACGAAGGTGGCGCACTTGTTACCTATGAAAGAAACCGATATGGTAGAAGTATTGGTAGAGATGTATGTGGACCAAATTGTGAGGTTGCATGATGTGCCAACATATATAGTCTCCGATCGAGATCCTAGATTCATCTCAAATTTTTGGAAGGCGTTACAAGAAGCAGTGGGAACTAAGTTATTTATATGCACTGCGTATCATCCCGAGACGGACGGCCAAACCGAAAGAACCATTCGCACCATAGAGGATATTATGCGGATGTGTATATTGGATTGGGCGGAAAGCTAGGAAAAGCATTTACCATTAATTGAATTATCATACAACAACAGCTTTCATTCTAGCATAGGTATGGCACCATATGAGGCGCTTTATGGGAGGCCGTGCAAAACACATTTATGCTGGACCGAAGCTGGAGAAAGAAGAGAGTTTGGACCCGAAATTGTAGAAGAGACGATGAAAAAGTTGGAGATCATTCAAACCAATATGAAGAAAGCGCCGGACAGACAAAAGAAGTACGATGATCAATCAAGGAGAGAAATGGTGTTCAGTATTGGTGATTGGGTTTATCTGAAAGTGTCAGCTCAAAAAGNNNNNNNNNNNNNNNNNNNNNNNNNNNNNNNNNNNNNNNNNNNNNNNNNNNNNNNNNNNNNNNNNNNNNNNNNNNNNNNNNNNNNNAGTGTCAGCTCAGAAAGGAAAGGAGAGATTCAGGAAGATCGGGAAACTAGCGGTAAGATTCATTGGGCCTTACCAGATTATACAACGAATCGGAGAGGTAGCTTATCGTCTAAACCTACCTGGAGAGATGCAAATACATCTGGTATTTCACGTATCAATGTTGCGGAAACATGTTCATGATCCCAACGCTATTGAGACAGAGCAAATTGAAAACCTGCAAACAAACCTCACTTATCTAGAGGGACCAATCCGAATAGGTGAACGTCGGATACGAAGATTGAAGAATCGAGAAATTCCTCAAGTCCAAGTTTTCTGGGGTAATCGGAACCGTGTAGTTGTGACCTGGGAGGATGAATCAAGATTCAAAGCATTGCATCTAGAGTTCTTCCACGAAGATGTAGTGATGGAAGAAGGGGGATCACCGTCTAATACGGGGAGGAGGATGTAATACCTCGTCTTTAAAAAAAAAAAAAACATAATTTCGGTATTATGGAATTTTTTGGGGAAGCCGAAGGCTCGGGAAATATTTATCCTCAAGGTTAAAGTTAGTCTGGAGTTTATTAAAAATATTCAGCTCATCAGGTTGGTAACGGAAAAATATTTGGGATTGATCACGGACCAAAAATATGCCGGAAAGGTCGAAATCGCACAAATCGACCGAGAAGCTCGAGGTGTCTCAACGCAACGTGATACGCCCAAAACGGGATCACTCTTTCGGTAAGGTTGATATGAACTCAGATCCGAGAGGATTGAGAACTGATGGATCGAGGGGTGACACTAAGGGTTGCGGAATAGCCCAAAGATACTACCAGACTTCGATCGTTGCCGGATGTGACGCACCGGTCCAACAAAAGAAGGATCGAAACTTGGAGATAACCTCACCAAGAAACTAAGAAGTGTTCTAAACAAAGAACAATGAGAGAAACTCATAAAAAGGGAAAACAATCTGTTTTATTTCGTGGCTCTAAGGCCTTATTTATAGGATTACAAGTTGTAGAGATCCAAAGAAAAATGCGCTAAAAACAAGACATTGGAAATAGAAACAAAGACTTGACTAAATAAAGTCTTTGACTGAAACTTGGAATACCTCTTCATATACTCGTTTTTGAATCTTTTTGAAAACCATCAAGCCCAATGCTTTCTTGAACATTTAGAACATGAATAATAACCTTTGTCATGATTGAATTGACCGTTGGTTCATCAGAAAGAAGGTTAGTCATTTCGAGCTTCTCGGGTGGTCTGAATTCGCGAGAACTGAAGATCACCTGATTTGTAAATAGCATAACTATCACATATGAACTCCGTTTGATCTGATTCTTCTTCAAGGAGCTCCGTAATTGAGTTGAGAACATTCTCCAAGTGATTTCATGCGTAGAAGCCTCGTGGTTTGGAAGATATGAGTCAAACAATGAACATATATCTTTACTGCTTTCCATGATCAAGCCATGCATGTCTGTTTTGCCCGGTGCGCTACCAACGGATCAGAACGTGGTGTCAATCACTTAGCAAGATATCTGTCTACGAAGCACGACGTGTCTCCGCATGAAGTAGTGTTTCATGCTGCTTGACAAGTAGAAGCACGAGGTGTCGTAGTATCTGCGAACAGCGCATGCGAGCTGACATCCAGTGGCCCGTGTGTTGCGACGCATGAACCCCAGACATGCTGAGAGCCATGTGGACGTGGTGGTGTATCCTGGCATGTAAAGTAGGCATGCAACAGGGCATGTGGACGTCCGTGTGTCGCCATGCATGCGACTGGAAGCATGCAGGACGACACACGGGTGGCTCATTCTTATTGGCCGGCAACTTCAATATATACCCAGCTACCCTGGTTCATTTACACTCATTCAGACACACCAAGGACACTCCAAAACGTGGGAGGGAGAGAGAGAGAGAGAGAGAGAGAGAGAGAGAGAGGTGCTTTAGAAGTATAGTCATTTCTGAAAACCGATAAACTGCCGGGAAGTTCCGAAAGACTGTCAAGAAGTGAAAGAAGGTCCTTTCCGAGTTCTGATCAGTCCAGACCAGTCCATTCAAGACATTTACGTTGGGTTTTGGGATTTAACATCACGGTACCAAGACGAAGATTTGNNNNNNNNNNNNNNNNNNNNNNNNNNNNNNNNNNNNNNNNNNNNNNNNNNNNNNNNNNNNNNNNNNNNNNNNNNNNNNNNNNNNNNNNNNNNNNNNNNNNCTGGTGTAGATTGGACATCTTTTGCTAAAGACTCGTTTTCAAGATATGTGAATGTATATTTTACTTTCGGCTGCGTCCATGGACCCTATGTATAATATTTTTGGCTTTGAACTTCATGTTTTATATATATGAAATGAAGTATGTTTTATATTCGTGACGTGTTGAATCTGATATTAGGTTAGTCCAACCTAACATAACTCTATGACTCGGTACGGGTTGCAAAGCCTCAGGCCGAAGATTAGAGAAAGCGAATTTTGAATGGATATTCTGGGTTACACAATTATGTGTTTATGACTTGGAAAGTCTATTCTCAACCCGTCGTAACACTTCCAGACTTGGCAGAGAAAGGTCGTTCGGGCATGTTCTTGTTTGATTGTTGCCCGGTTGACTGATGACCGATGTCTAAAACAGTTCGGGGGTGTTACAGTCTTGATATCAGCTTCTTCGTGATCCTCAGCAACCAAAGAAGAGTTTATGTTTCTGGGGAAATATATAGGCTAAAAAGTAAGTAAAACATCCAGACTACTTTACACTAAACTGGATCATAGTAAGTGGCAGAAACAATAATATTCTAGTAAAGCTTTATATTACTGCCCTTTGAATATGTTCTTCAAGTTCATGGCACCTCATAACAGCCTTGGAGGTTGAGTTTTTCATCCTCGAGCTCATTCTCTAAACTCCTTACCTTTTCCTTAAGCTGGTTCACATCGATCTCCAAATTAGCGGCATGTGTTTCAAGTGATCTGTATGACTGAGTCATACATCTGAGTTGCGTATCCGCGAGCCAGTTTGACCTCTGAGAAGAATCTAACTGTGATCTGATGTCAGCTAACATCTGCTCAGATTCTTGTAGCTGAAACTTGAGCTCCTCCAATGTCCACTCCCATCTTTTCTCTTTATGATTTCAGTTCTTCTATTTCATGTGACTTGGAGTCGGATTCATATGGAGCCTCTGGCTCGTTGTGAAAACATCCATTTTGATATATTTCTTTAGATCAATCTTTATCTATAGCCTTGCTCTCGGGTAACACAACCTTTTCTATGCAATCTGGACTCACAGTTTCAACCTCGGAGGAAGTAAGACCCCTGAAGGTTACCTTTAGCTCCATGGCCTCGTTGAAGACATTAGCAAGATCTGAAACAAAATCATCCAATTTTTTCACGCCACTTAGAACATGGTCGAACGTGATGGTGAAGCCATTGATCAGTTCAACCAAATCATTTCCTTCGGTCACAGTGTCCTCACCTGTCCTTAGCAACAAAACAAACTCATGAATCCGAGAAACAGGAGTTTTCAAATCTTGGTGAATGCCCTGCACATCAGAAGGCTTGTCGTGGTCCACACAAACATTCACATCTTGCAAAATGCATTTTACATCTTCCAGAATCTTTCCCAAGTCAGCATCAGCAGATACGGATTCAAGAACCTTTGATAATCTATTTCTGAATTCCATCACTGCTGGACTATCCTCTGGCTTTTGATTTGGCAAACAAGCTAACTTGCAGGGACTAGAAGCCTTGCTTAGAGATCTCTTCAGACGTGTGTCTCCGCCTCCTAAGCTCTCAACCTCAAGCTTCATCTGAGCAAGCGCAGCTGGTCCCGGCAGCTTTTTCCTCACAAGACTTCTAAGTCTCTGACATTCCGCTTCCAACTTAGCTATCTTCTTCACCCCTTCCAAGTGCTGCTTGTTGGCAGCGTCTGCAGATCTAATACACATGTTCTTCTCTTCGTTGCGTATCTCAAGCTCTCTAGAAACTACATGGACTTCGTACTTTAGAGACTTTATCTCGTTTTCGCTGTTAGGAGTGAACTTAATCAACCCCTTTGATACCTTAGAACACAAGTTTGCTTTGATGCCAATTAAGGCCCTTCCTCAAAGCTAAGAGAGTTTGTGAAAGAACAAACTAAATAGAACAAAACACAAGTTACTTCAATTTTCTTTTCATATCTCATTAAACAAAACATACGTAACTTAAATACACAAGAACATGTCAGCTAAATAACTGCCCACTAAACTAATATAGAACATGGTATACAAGTGGAGATGATCCCACGATGCCATGACTCTCGCTATGATGATC includes:
- the LOC106297202 gene encoding uncharacterized protein LOC106297202, with translation MAPYEALYGRPCKTHLCWTEAGERREFGPEIVEETMKKLEIIQTNMKKAPDRQKKYDDQSRREMVFSIVSAQKGKERFRKIGKLAVRFIGPYQIIQRIGEVAYRLNLPGEMQIHLVFHVSMLRKHVHDPNAIETEQIENLQTNLTYLEGPIRIGERRIRRLKNREIPQVQVFWGNRNRVVVTWEDESRFKALHLEFFHEDVVMEEGGSPSNTGRRM
- the LOC106297203 gene encoding filament-like plant protein 6, with the protein product MFQQLHDCEDYYDHVYSVREPLYDVYDEDVVMGFHEVQTEMLRKVHDELQKMKVCIADSVKRLEKTVNHMVELVKDMRSSEEKASDGNVQQPSQRCVSVTQSANSTLKRGRPRTVPFRKCQTSHVGKPRNISPITYREGLVSTRTQKQGTLPQAPSMRWRFQVSAYALDGAMEKNSFGGEGGKGNHPFDRGKVRIMEKLFSKIGMNFGDKVLLEGGVSKGLIKFTPNSENEIKSLKYEVHVVSRELEIRNEEKNMCIRSADAANKQHLEGVKKIAKLEAECQRLRSLVRKKLPGPAALAQMKLEVESLGGGDTRLKRSLSKASSPCKLACLPNQKPEDSPAVMEFRNRLSKVLESVSADADLGKILEDVKCILQDVNVCVDHDKPSDVQGIHQDLKTPVSRIHEFVLLLRTGEDTVTEGNDLVELINGFTITFDHVLSGVKKLDDFVSDLANVFNEAMELKVTFRGLTSSEVETVSPDCIEKVVLPESKAIDKD